The stretch of DNA AGGCAAGAGTGCATCCGCCCTTGGCGGTTCCACTGAAGCTTCCGCGAAGGCGTTGCCATTTTCGATATTTTGCTCGTTTAGGGAGTAGCATAGTTTATTTTGAAGAGGGAGAGGGGTTGAAAACCATTCCTTTGTTGATCCAAACCTTTACGCCTATTTTTCCATAGGTTGTTTGGGCCTCAACAATGGCGAAGTCAATATCAGCTCGGAAGGTGTGCAAAGGGATTTGTCCTTCGGCGTAGAACTCTGTTCGAGCGATTTCTACTCCGTTGAGACGGCCACTCATACGAATCTTAATTCCTTTAGCACCCGCATCCATTGCCTTTTTGATCGACATTTTGGCTGCACGGCGGTAAGAAACACGGCGTTCAATTTGCATTGCGATGTTTTCTCCCACCAAGAAGGCGTCAAGCTCAGGTTTTTTAATCTCTTTAATGTTGATGGTGAACTTGTGTCCAAACGCTTTTTCAAGGTCTGCCTTCAATCCTTCCACGCTTGCCCCTTGTCTTCCGATGATCACTCCCGGTTTAGCGGAGTGAACGCTCAGAGTGATGTCCTTGGCATTTCGAGCCAATTCGATTCTTGATACTCCGGAATCTGTTAACTTCTTTCGAACAAATTCTCGAATTTTCAACTCTTCTCCAAGGATTTTTCCATAGTTCTTGGGGCTGGAATACCAGCTAGAATCCCAAGTGCGGATGAT from Candidatus Gracilibacteria bacterium encodes:
- the rpsC gene encoding 30S ribosomal protein S3; its protein translation is MGSKVNPVGLRTGIIRTWDSSWYSSPKNYGKILGEELKIREFVRKKLTDSGVSRIELARNAKDITLSVHSAKPGVIIGRQGASVEGLKADLEKAFGHKFTINIKEIKKPELDAFLVGENIAMQIERRVSYRRAAKMSIKKAMDAGAKGIKIRMSGRLNGVEIARTEFYAEGQIPLHTFRADIDFAIVEAQTTYGKIGVKVWINKGMVFNPSPSSK